A single genomic interval of Deltaproteobacteria bacterium harbors:
- the lexA gene encoding transcriptional repressor LexA — MILTRRQKEMWDYLQSHIATHGYAPTLEEIGAYFGLSSLATVHKHLTNLEMKGVITRKWNLSRAIEIPEQRKSAEAVDLPLLGRVAAGAPIEVIETNDTLSVPSEFVRRSDTAFALRVKGESMIEEGILDGDYIVIEQRPTAQAGETVVALVNGEATVKKFFPDRGGRVRLQPANAQMEPIIARGKDVEIRGVVVAVLRKYGK; from the coding sequence ATGATCCTGACGCGGCGACAAAAGGAAATGTGGGACTACTTACAAAGCCATATCGCAACCCACGGCTATGCCCCGACCCTTGAAGAGATCGGTGCGTATTTTGGTCTCTCTTCACTCGCAACTGTCCATAAGCATCTGACGAATCTTGAGATGAAGGGGGTCATCACCCGTAAATGGAACTTGAGTCGCGCCATTGAAATTCCCGAGCAACGAAAATCAGCAGAAGCAGTTGATCTGCCGCTCCTGGGACGTGTTGCTGCTGGCGCGCCGATTGAAGTAATCGAAACAAACGACACACTTTCTGTTCCATCTGAGTTTGTCCGCCGTTCTGATACTGCCTTTGCGTTGCGCGTCAAAGGCGAGTCGATGATCGAGGAAGGCATCCTCGATGGTGATTATATCGTGATCGAACAACGACCGACCGCACAGGCCGGAGAAACGGTGGTCGCATTAGTCAATGGTGAAGCCACAGTGAAAAAATTCTTCCCTGATCGTGGTGGGCGCGTGCGTCTGCAACCTGCCAACGCACAGATGGAGCCGATCATTGCTCGCGGGAAAGATGTCGAGATTCGTGGTGTGGTCGTCGCGGTGCTTCGCAAGTACGGAAAATAG
- a CDS encoding sorbosone dehydrogenase family protein, producing MRIVHNNIRKLSLRLLLLVLVFLVSGVFAYRWRNSALQAAIQMPPDLNTIKLPPGFAISTYTLDVPNARQMALGSRGTLFVGSLSGSVFAVVDRNHDQQADQVFTLVTGLRASAGVAFRDGALYVAEIHRILRFDNIEDQLENPPQPVVVTSNLPKEGWHGLKFIAFGPDNLLYVAVGAPCNVCEREEPFATLLRMKPDGSGLEVFARGIRNTVGFDWHPVTKELWFTDNGRDMLGDDLPPDELNRISQKDLHFGFPYCHTGEIPDPDFGKKRKCDAFVAPAQKLGPHVAALGMTFYTGTMFPREYHNQIFVAEHGSWNRSEPLGYRMTLVRLDESGTRAVKYETFAEGWLQDGVTRGRPADVLVMPDGALLMSDDRNDRIYRISYKQ from the coding sequence ATGCGAATCGTTCACAACAACATTAGGAAACTCTCGTTACGTTTGCTGCTGCTCGTGCTGGTGTTTCTTGTTTCCGGAGTATTTGCCTATCGCTGGCGCAACTCAGCTCTTCAAGCTGCCATCCAAATGCCACCTGATCTCAACACCATCAAACTCCCACCAGGGTTTGCTATTAGCACGTACACCCTCGACGTTCCGAATGCGCGGCAGATGGCTCTTGGTTCGCGCGGGACGCTTTTCGTTGGTTCGCTTTCAGGAAGCGTCTTTGCGGTCGTCGACCGCAACCACGACCAACAAGCGGATCAGGTCTTCACGCTCGTCACTGGATTACGTGCGTCAGCTGGCGTAGCCTTCCGTGATGGTGCCCTCTATGTTGCAGAAATTCATCGCATTCTGCGTTTCGATAACATCGAAGATCAGTTGGAAAATCCACCACAACCAGTCGTCGTGACGAGCAACCTGCCTAAAGAGGGCTGGCATGGTCTAAAGTTTATCGCCTTTGGGCCGGATAACTTGTTGTACGTCGCGGTCGGAGCACCATGTAATGTGTGCGAACGCGAGGAGCCGTTTGCCACCTTGTTACGCATGAAACCGGACGGCAGCGGTCTCGAAGTCTTCGCGCGTGGCATCCGTAATACGGTTGGGTTCGACTGGCATCCAGTTACCAAGGAATTATGGTTTACTGACAATGGTCGCGACATGCTCGGGGATGACCTTCCACCGGACGAGCTTAATCGCATCTCACAAAAAGATTTACATTTCGGATTTCCCTACTGTCACACAGGAGAGATTCCCGACCCAGATTTTGGTAAGAAACGAAAGTGCGATGCATTTGTCGCACCAGCGCAGAAACTTGGTCCGCATGTCGCGGCCCTTGGCATGACTTTTTACACAGGGACGATGTTTCCGCGGGAATATCACAATCAGATCTTCGTTGCTGAGCACGGCTCGTGGAACCGCTCAGAGCCGTTAGGGTATCGTATGACGCTCGTGCGGCTTGACGAGAGCGGAACACGAGCAGTGAAATACGAAACGTTTGCTGAGGGGTGGTTGCAAGATGGCGTTACCCGTGGACGACCAGCCGATGTCCTGGTGATGCCAGATGGGGCACTGCTGATGTCCGATGATCGCAACGATCGGATTTATCGGATTAGCTATAAACAGTGA